CCTCACAGAAGCCTGCTTGCACACTTGGTCACACCAGTGTATACTTCATCCTCAGGATGCCTTAAACAGGTAAAACCATCTTCAATGTTCACTTAGAATGTCCTGTTCTGAGTGCTATTAGGTGTAAACTTCATGAATTCCCACGATTTTATTATGCGCTAGTTAGAGGCTTGTCAAGCTTGTCTTGGAGCATGGAAGGAATTCCCATCCCAGCATCCCATTTTGAGATAGGCCAAGGAAAAATGTGTTGCCTGCCCCTAAACAGGCTTTTACAACCAAAGAGAGCTGGGCTAGCATAATGGGTATTTCTCCTTCATCTTCAaggaaaacaacttgtttttcattataatttCTAAGGCATTTTAAGTGAATTCACTCTTCCATGAATACCTATGAGAATTCCAGCACCAGACAGCTCAGTTCTCTCACTGGCTCTGTGTTTGACCTTACTCCAaccttttgatttctttcttcacttcATCTGTAGGGTGAAGATGTTAGCActatctctatcatctgattGATGGCTGTGAGGGTTAGTGACTTGCCAAGTAGCCAGTAGTCAAGGCCAAGCCATCACTTACAGATGAAAAATAAAGTCTCAGAGAAAGTTGAGCTTTTTACTCCAATAATTAGAAAGAGCTCCTTGGGACCACATTCTGGAAGCTTCCCACTATACggcactgtttttttgtttttttccaggatGCCTGAATGACTGTGGGCAGAGAGATACCTGGAGAATAGTATACACATCGTTTGTGGGCCACATTTAGAAAGTAGAGATGGCTGACTCTTTCCTTGACACGACGACATTAAGTTcataaaaaagaagtcaaaggaaTATGTTGGGGTACAGCAGGGGTATTTCCTCTCTGAGAACACTTCGGGGGGTGGGGAGTCTCTCTTACAGGAAGTACTATGCTCATAGCTTAACGCATGTACAGtccccttcctctgtccctgTCCATCTGTGTGTCACACAGATACCAAGTCTGTGTGGATGTCAGGGTGTTAAGTAATGCCCTTCAGGGCTTTCCCAGAACCTTCCTGTGACAGAGGCACAGTATGGCACAAGAGGGAGGTGGTCTGTTTCTTGGTGAGACGGGCTTACTTCATCATCTTTCTCTCCCAAAAGAACAACCATGTTTTCTACCTCAGAAAAGAGAAGACCTACTCAAAAGATTTAGGCATTAACTCCACTATTTGATGTTGAAGAAACTTGAGGAAAATACGTAAATTCTGTGAACTCCAGTTCCTCCTATGTAAAATGAAGCTGGTAATAGCACCCACCGGACAAATGTATTGCGAGCCAAAGAGACGATAGAGTTAACAGTGACTTGCTCTTAAGAGAGTGCTACCATTTCAACACTGACTTCAGGCTCTGGAACTCAGCTCACCTCTCACTCTGATCCTTTGGTCCTCTCACTGGCTCTAGGATTCACAGCACAAGCCCCACCCTTACAGCCTTAACCTCATTATCAAACACACGTCTCTTGTTTGCATTTACAGCGCGTTGCTGCAGTGCAGAGATGGCGCATAGTACTAACTCCCTTCTCTTGTAGGATAAGTACCAGGGAAATACTGACGGCATAGAACTATCTCACCACAACGGAGCACGGCTTTGGGACTGAGCACTTGCAacctgctttctccttcccagacatCATTTTACGCTCATGACGATCCAGGGCAGAAGGCCTGGAAAAAGGTTTTCTCTTGGAAACCTGAGTTCTGggcctgattcttttttttccttccctattTGTTCCTCAGCTGTGAACCAAATGGAATAGAGTGCCACCTAGGGCCGACATGAAAGCACCTTTGTTGGATGCGCCTGGAGGCCTGACAACATATAGATAACAAGTGCCGCTGGCAAGTTGGCAAGGCTTGGCTATGGAAGCAGAGCTATTGGACCGGTTAGTATTGGATTTGCCACTGATGATGTACCCAGGCTGCCCCCAGAGTACCCACCTGAGGATTCTCGCCTGCACTCCTGTGATAGGTCGAAGCTCTGAGAGCGACTGCTGACAGGGTTGCTTGCCGTGCAGTTGTAGATGTTGTCATGATCCTGGCTGCTAAGACTGATGTTCAGGAGGTGGGAGTGGTTGGCCAGGCTCAGCAGATGTTTGCCCGCCTCACCACTCCAGCTGTAAGTCACATGATCGCCTTTCTTCACTGTGCAGACTACCGTCAAACTGCAGGTCCCATTCCCGTTCTCCTGGGTTTTGTTTAACACTTTAATCTCTGGAGTGGAGACCTGCTCTGTCAGGAGGAGGAACAAGGGAGCCATCACTGAAACACAactcctggaactcaatttgacTGTCTCATTTGCCAAAACAATGTCTAGACAATTGGCATTTCCCCCTCACTGAGGAGTCTTAAGTGCGAGTTGTCTCTTGGAAAACTGCCACTCACAGCAACCCTCATGGCTCTCTGCTCTTTCCAGGACCCTCGAGAtaagatagaaaagcatttggtATTTAGTTCTTTCCTGCTAATACTGTTAGGGTACTGCGTGCCTCATCCGGACTGCTCTGTCGGTTCTGTCAGGAATAAGAGGAGTTTTAATTGACTTCAGGTACAACTTCCTAGAGTTTGAAGCATGAACTTTCAGTGATAGAATTTcatcatgcttgtgtgtgtggtgtgtatgtatgtgtgtggtatgcgtGGTGTGgaatgtggggtgtgtgtgtggtatgtggtgtatatggtatatgtgttgtgtgtgtaggtggtgtgtgtatggtgtatgtacggtgtgtgtggtgtatttgtggtgtgtgtggtgtatttgtggtgtgtgtgtatgcgtgtgtgtggtatatggtgtgtatggtatatgtgtggtgtgtgtgtgtatgtggaatgtgatgtgtgtgtggtgtgtgtgatgtatgtggtgtgtggtatgtatggtatatgcgtgtggtgtgtgtaggtGGTGCGTTTGTGgtgtatgtgaggtgtgtgtggtgtatttgtggtgtgtgtgtatgtgtgtgtgtgtagcaagtGCTTAGTGGGTCTGAGGTACTGGTAGGTTTTCAATCATAGCCACAGGCCCTATTGATCTGTACAATTCTAAAGCCATGAGACATGCAAGGCAAAAAGGGAGGTCATGCTTATTACAGCCACTATAAGACCAGCACATTGCTGgcatttcatattcatctttttaattCTCTCAATAATCATAGCTAAAAATAATTATTCCCATTTTGTGgatgagaaaactgagtcccAGAGAAATGGCATGTCTTGTTCAACATTATGCAGCTTCTAAGTGGCCAGGCTGAGATAAGCAGCTTAGTCAGATTCTGAAATCAGCCCAACCGCCTCTCTCAGCAAAGCGAGTTGTGGTGGTAGAGACCACAGTTCCCAAAGTACCCAACTGACAACATAAGGTTTGACAAAATCagtaaatttataaaaacaaagggACAGATTATATGacatatatgttttttaaaaaaaaacaaaaacacttgatGTACGGCCTCCGTATACACTCAGCAGAGGGCTATGAGAATTCAGCTTTCTCTATttgtagaaaagaaacactggggCAGGAGAGAGTCCagatgtttctgtttctctcctagATAACTGTTGGTTCCAATGAAATGCTGGCTGTGGGCTTCCTATCCCATCCTTCGCGGTGCAAGAGATCCCTTTGAAAAACCAGGGAAGCCCCACGAAGACGTCAGGAAGCCTTGGGAAGCAGATGACCCTCTGGGCCTAAGAGATAGGAATTCTAGCTGTCTTCAAGGACAGGAGCAGAAGTTAGAGGGGCTCAGAAAACACTGGACTCAGGTTCTACAATCCCTCAACTAAACAACTACTTAACCAGATTCTGgttcaaatgagaaaaaagaaaagaaaagaaaaaaaaaaaggcgtttCTTTCCCCACGTAGGTGGAAGCCTCCCCCAGGGCTCCGGGCTTGGTGACCTGTTGTGGGTGGAATGTCAGCTTTCTTTACTCAGAACTTCTACTGCAGCAAACATCCCACACAAGTAGCTAAGCACGTGCAAAACCACTTGCCCCTGGAGTCAGGGTCCCTGGCAATGAAGGAGAAGGTAGGTTTGTTCAGTTATGTTCAAACTTTGTACTTCTGGGCTTGatagaaaaaaatccttttattAAAAACTTGGTATGCAAACTAAGCTCTGTAAGAGATAAAAGCCAGCCCTTCAGCTCCCACACAGTGGGCTCCCTTCCTTTCAAAAACAGGAATCAAATCAGCCTCCACTGACGAGCAGTTTGggagataaacaaacaaatgtccgCCTGTCAAAGTGCTTCCCTTAAGCTTAAATACTCGTTGGACCAGATCTTTCAAGTTGCTTCCAATTCCAGACACTCTGCTTCTGAGAAAGGCCCTCCCCCCGTGCAAAGTGTGAAAACTCCCATTTTTACCATAGAGCTTCAGCTGAATGCAGAATTGCTGAACTTGCACGTTTTCCTCCAAACTCACGATGTACcacccttcactctccctcctgtTTCCCAGGATGCCCAGGCTCAGGTTTTCCCATTGAAACTGGTAGCCGTTCTCCAGGTGCTCTAGATAGTAGCCCTTTTTATCGACATTAAAAGACActattttcttagtgattttgCTTTCTAGAGACATTGTCGTTGCCTTCGTGACAAGGATGCGGATGCTTTTGTTAACTCTCTCTTTCATCAGGGGCAGCCACGTGGTATCATTTCCCAACTGCTGGATAATCACTGGGCAGTTTATCAGACCTCCACCTGTGGGAAGGAAGGGACAGTAATTCCTCATGATGGAAGACCTGGAGAACACACGGTGTACAGAGCAGAGAATGACAGGCTTGAGGCTCGCCTCTCCTCCCGAACTAGGTCGATACACCAGGTGGTGGTCTACGAGAACAATCACCGGGCTCCTAACCATACCTTCAGTATTTCAAAGTGTCCATTGGAAATCCTAGACTGACTTACACCAGGGTCCTGTCAATTCAGACATAACAGGATAGGCGCAGAATGCAGAAGTAGGTAAATGACTCCCTGGATGTCACAGAGTAAGTGGCAGTGCCGGGACAAGAACCTCAGTCTACAATTTCCCTGCCAATGTCTTTCCCAGCACTCAGTGTGCAAGGCGAAGAGTGGGTAACAGTGAAAAGGAGCCCAGAGGACCATAGTTCCAGAAACACCAAGTCAGGTGATAAGCAGAGAAGGGTCTGAGGACTGTGGAAATTAGGGAGGTCGTGCATTTTGTGTCCAAACTGGAATCCTAGTTCTCCAAAAATCTCAGAGATAACTAATAACGGTAATGGTAAGagattattttatttcccttttgaaAAAAAGCTGAACCAACAAAAATGGGAGGGGtgtaaaaaaaaacccacaaaaaccaaaataagggATACTAATGCTGACTATTTAATACCTCCGCTGTGCTCAAACCCACAGCCTTCCCTCTGCCGCCCCTCGCAGGGGTGACCGCCCTTTCTGTTTCACtgaaaaaatatagaagaaatggaAAGCAAATTTCAGTTTATGGAAATCCCAGTTGATCTATCTCCCTGGAGGAATGACCTGTGTTCCCATCCAAGGCTAGTCTCACCCCTCAAGGACTACTCATGTACTTCCAAGTTTTGCCTCTGTAATCCATGCCCCCTGCGTTATCAGCTGCCTTCTGGATTTCTTTCACCaacgcacacatacaaacatttaattgccatcattaaaaaaaaattgtcctctAATCCCAGGTTCATCTTCAGCCACTTggccatttcattttcttttggaaagttcTTGCCTGTCTGTTTATGTTTTCTGCTTTTACTTCTTGGTCCAATTTCCCCCATGCCCACTCCAAACAAGTATTCTTCCCCAAATCTCATTGAATCTCACTTGTCAAGATTAGTCTGTTGTACAGGGCCAACTCAATTAATTCTCCATCATCATCTTAAGTGTTCCTCAGGAACACTCGACGTAGTTCATCTTCCCTCCTTTGAACACTGCCTGCATTGGTCCCCGAGATACTACACTTCCCTGACTTgcaattttgcttttttatcatTCTTAGTTTCCTTGGGGGAACTTCTGTTTTTTTCAGATATCTAAATATCAGACTATGCCTGGGCTCaggcttccttctctcccttatTTACACCTCTTTGGCTTTCATGTTGCTGCACAGTTTGACATATCTCGGCAGTATTTACAGTTGTGAATTGTGACTGATCCGCTCACTGCCTAATATCTACTGCCTACATAGATGTGCGCTTAGAGGTTTAAATGGCATCTGACTTTAGCAAAGAACTTTCTGCCCAAGCATGACCATTTGTCCAGTTTCTCAGGCCAGAACACTGGAGAGTCCTTGAGTCTGCCCTTTGTCACACTCCACATTTGGTCTTGACAGACCATCCTGCTGGTTCTAATTTCCATGTAGGTCTGACATAGAAGCACTCCCCATGCCATTTCTTTCTACCACCGCCAGCACAGGCCCAGCTGCTACCCCTGTCTCCCAACTAATCTCCCAGCATTTGTACCATGGACAGAGAGATCCTTTAAAACCAtgtctgatttattttcttttcttctatcactTTTAATCTTCCAGGGCTTTCT
The sequence above is drawn from the Chionomys nivalis chromosome 5, mChiNiv1.1, whole genome shotgun sequence genome and encodes:
- the Slamf1 gene encoding signaling lymphocytic activation molecule isoform X2; the protein is MKPNRSLSLGILLLLPLAFELSYGTGGGLINCPVIIQQLGNDTTWLPLMKERVNKSIRILVTKATTMSLESKITKKIVSFNVDKKGYYLEHLENGYQFQWENLSLGILGNRRESEGWYIVSLEENVQVQQFCIQLKLYEQVSTPEIKVLNKTQENGNGTCSLTVVCTVKKGDHVTYSWSGEAGKHLLSLANHSHLLNISLSSQDHDNIYNCTASNPVSSRSQSFDLSQECRRESSGESSSWITHTAGSLGFVLLLLIVLVPIAVILLKRQGERSHCQAQVEEKGLTIYAQVQKSGPPEKKFNDSLTGQSPCTTIYVAATEPVPEPVQESNPTTVYASVTLPES
- the Slamf1 gene encoding signaling lymphocytic activation molecule isoform X1; the encoded protein is MKPNRSLSLGILLLLPLAFELSYGTGGGLINCPVIIQQLGNDTTWLPLMKERVNKSIRILVTKATTMSLESKITKKIVSFNVDKKGYYLEHLENGYQFQWENLSLGILGNRRESEGWYIVSLEENVQVQQFCIQLKLYEQVSTPEIKVLNKTQENGNGTCSLTVVCTVKKGDHVTYSWSGEAGKHLLSLANHSHLLNISLSSQDHDNIYNCTASNPVSSRSQSFDLSQECRRESSDTSSWITHTAGSLGFVLLLLIVLVPIAVILLKRQGERSHCQAQVEEKGLTIYAQVQKSGPPEKKFNDSLTGQSPCTTIYVAATEPVPEPVQESNPTTVYASVTLPES